A region of the Immundisolibacter sp. genome:
TCCCAAGCAAGTCGTGGTCGCCGCCATGCGCAAGCTCGTACACCTGATTTGGGGCGTTCTCAAATCCGGGCGTCCCTTCGACCCAGCCATCGGCTTGCCATGATCGGAGGAAGACAGTATCTGAAATATTCAGCGGAAATTGTAGGAGCCCGGCTGTGCCGGGCGATCATCACGCCCCTACCGCGCTCCTACCGGGTTTTTTTTACGGTGGCGGGCAACCGGGCTCCAGGACGGTTGTTCGGCGCTTCCTAAAGCGCCTTCAGGCGCTCCAGCACGGCCGCGGCATGGTCCTTGACCTTTACCTTGCGCCAGGCCTCGCGCAGCACGCCGTCGGCATCGATCAGGAAGGTGCTGCGCTCGATGCCCAGCACGGTCTTGCCGTACATGTTCTTCTCGCGGATCACGTCGTAGGCGCGGCAGGCGGTTTCCTGCGCATCCGACAGCAGGTCGAAGCTGAATCCGTGCCGGGCGCGAAATTTCTCGTGGCTGGCCACGCTGTCGCGGCTGACGCCCAGGATGACCGCCCCCAGCGCCGCAAATTCGCCGAACAGCTGCTGAAACTCCTGTCCTTCCTGGGTGCAGCCGGGCGTACTGTCCTTGGGATAGAAATAAAGCACCACCGCCTGGCCACGCAGGTCGGCCAGGCTGATGGTCCGGTTGCCGGTGGCCGGCAGGCTGAAGTCGGGCGCCGGGGCGCCGATGATCGGTTCTGGCATGGCTCGATTCCGGGCAGGTTGCGGGCGGCGGACAGGGGCTTGGCTTGTCAGTCGGTGGACCGGGTCAGTACCATACCGGCCTTTTCCAGCCGGACTTTTGCATGATCCACGGCAGCGTTGTCGCCCTGGTCACCCCGATGACTGCGTCCGGGGCGATAGATTACGCGGCCCTGGCAAGGCTGGTCGAATTCCACCTCGCATCCGGCACGCACGGCATCGTGGCGGTCGGCACCACCGGCGAGTCGCCAACACTCGACATGGACGAGCACATCGGCGTGATCGCCGAGGTGGTGCGCCGTGTCGATGGCCGCATTCCGGTCATCGGCGGCACCGGTGCCAACTCCACCGCCGAGGCCATCGAGCTGACGCGGGCCGCGTCCGACGCCGGTGTCGATGCCTGCCTGCTGGTGACGCCGTACTACAACAAGCCGACGCAGGAAGGCCTGTACAGGCACTTTCGCGCCGTGGCAGAG
Encoded here:
- a CDS encoding peroxiredoxin, whose product is MPEPIIGAPAPDFSLPATGNRTISLADLRGQAVVLYFYPKDSTPGCTQEGQEFQQLFGEFAALGAVILGVSRDSVASHEKFRARHGFSFDLLSDAQETACRAYDVIREKNMYGKTVLGIERSTFLIDADGVLREAWRKVKVKDHAAAVLERLKAL